A stretch of the Synechocystis sp. PCC 7338 genome encodes the following:
- a CDS encoding DUF3782 domain-containing protein — MATTADEVWQLLGELIQAQKETERQIKEQREESNRRFQEQREEADRRFQKTDRQIRELGKQIGGLGQKFGSFTEGLALPSMETILREKFGMEVVTPSVRVSKQGKHIELDVMAYANGEVKTAIIVEVKSHARSESIGQLINHLQGFREFFPEHQDKKLYGILAAVDLSNAVREEVLKAGLYTARIRDEIFELDTPATFQPRIW; from the coding sequence ATGGCAACAACAGCGGATGAAGTATGGCAATTACTGGGAGAGCTAATCCAAGCTCAGAAAGAGACAGAGCGTCAAATTAAGGAGCAACGGGAGGAGTCCAATCGCCGATTTCAGGAGCAACGAGAAGAAGCTGATCGCCGATTTCAAAAAACAGATCGCCAAATCCGGGAATTAGGTAAACAAATTGGCGGGCTGGGGCAAAAATTTGGCAGTTTTACGGAAGGTTTAGCGTTACCCTCCATGGAAACCATTCTCCGTGAAAAATTTGGCATGGAAGTGGTCACCCCCAGTGTGCGAGTCAGCAAACAGGGCAAACATATTGAACTTGATGTGATGGCCTATGCCAACGGAGAGGTTAAAACGGCCATCATTGTGGAAGTCAAAAGCCATGCTCGCTCAGAATCCATCGGTCAATTAATTAACCATCTCCAGGGTTTTCGAGAATTTTTCCCTGAACACCAAGACAAAAAATTGTATGGCATCCTCGCCGCCGTGGATCTGTCCAATGCGGTCAGAGAAGAGGTACTAAAGGCTGGGTTATACACTGCCCGTATTCGGGATGAAATCTTTGAACTAGATACCCCCGCCACCTTCCAGCCTCGGATTTGGTGA
- a CDS encoding ABC-2 family transporter protein, protein MGRFPHKLRVLLTVYFAQMVEYRAEIFFWILSGSLPLILMGVWVQAAESGDFSLNAIQVAQYFFAVFVVRQLTTIWVIWEFEKEVLEGVLSFRLLQPLDPVWHHIARHWAEKMTRLPILAILTVLFFSLYPEAFWLPNPWHFLQGVIGIACSFILYFLIQYTFALCAFWTERASALQDLWFLFYIFLSGVIAPLEAFPDSVRQIVLLTPFPYGVYFPAAALVGLPLPFFRSLLIIGLWIGLFALLNRWLWRQGLKQYSGMGA, encoded by the coding sequence ATGGGTCGTTTTCCCCACAAATTGCGGGTACTGTTAACTGTGTACTTTGCCCAAATGGTGGAGTATCGTGCGGAAATTTTCTTCTGGATTTTGTCCGGTTCCCTGCCCCTAATTTTGATGGGGGTATGGGTGCAGGCGGCAGAAAGTGGTGACTTTAGCCTCAATGCCATCCAGGTAGCCCAATATTTTTTTGCCGTCTTCGTAGTGCGTCAGTTGACCACCATCTGGGTCATTTGGGAGTTTGAGAAGGAAGTGCTGGAAGGGGTTTTATCTTTCCGTTTACTGCAACCGCTGGATCCGGTGTGGCACCACATTGCCCGTCACTGGGCGGAAAAAATGACCCGCCTGCCCATTTTGGCTATTTTGACTGTTCTCTTTTTCTCTCTCTATCCCGAAGCCTTTTGGCTGCCCAATCCTTGGCATTTCCTCCAAGGGGTGATTGGCATTGCCTGTTCCTTTATTCTGTACTTTTTAATCCAGTACACTTTTGCCCTCTGTGCCTTTTGGACCGAACGGGCCAGCGCCCTCCAGGATCTTTGGTTTTTGTTTTACATTTTCCTCTCTGGCGTTATTGCTCCCTTGGAAGCTTTCCCCGACTCGGTACGGCAAATTGTTTTACTCACCCCATTCCCCTACGGTGTTTACTTCCCCGCCGCTGCCTTAGTTGGTTTACCCCTACCCTTTTTTCGCAGTTTATTGATTATTGGTCTTTGGATCGGCCTATTTGCCCTGCTCAACCGTTGGCTGTGGCGCCAGGGCTTAAAACAATATTCCGGCATGGGAGCGTGA
- a CDS encoding DUF2330 domain-containing protein: MDKAIRKIFAYLRPEVILLACLLGLLLFVQPAVAFCGFYVAQADTSLYNHASQVIIAKDGDRTVLTMANDYQGEAKDFALVVPVPVVLQEDQVNVGERKIIERLDNFSAPRLVEYFDSNPCDSYGGRQFMDAMPAAPTMSRGAQEKVSNEALGVTIENQFSVGEYDILILSAKESNGLETWLSQNNYRIPAGATDVLGAYIKQGLKFFVAKVNLKEFDRQGFQALRPLMMAYESPRFMLPIRLGMVNADGPQELIVYLLSPRGAVEITNYRTEKIPSNLDLPEFVQGEFGQFYGSMFDTAYKRSGNNVAFLEYSWDMGSCDPCSADPLSPQELREAGVFWLDQSDADSSPAFRGMPLPRTSNVFITRLHLRYTPDKFPEDLRFQNTANQDLFQGRYVLRRPYRGEMSCTAAKEYRQTVQKRQREEAKTLANLTGWPLTEIENKIDYLEGPQDAIPWWRKLWPR, encoded by the coding sequence ATGGACAAAGCCATCCGGAAAATTTTTGCCTATCTTCGTCCAGAGGTCATCTTATTAGCTTGTCTGCTGGGCCTATTGCTTTTTGTGCAGCCGGCTGTAGCTTTTTGTGGGTTTTATGTAGCCCAGGCTGACACTAGTCTTTATAACCATGCTTCCCAAGTAATTATTGCCAAAGACGGCGATCGGACAGTGTTGACCATGGCCAATGATTACCAAGGGGAAGCAAAAGACTTTGCCCTCGTGGTACCGGTGCCGGTGGTGTTGCAAGAAGACCAAGTGAATGTGGGGGAAAGGAAAATTATTGAGCGTTTGGACAATTTTAGTGCCCCCCGTTTGGTGGAATATTTTGATAGTAATCCCTGTGACAGTTACGGTGGCCGTCAATTTATGGATGCCATGCCTGCCGCCCCCACCATGAGCCGAGGAGCCCAGGAAAAAGTAAGCAATGAAGCATTGGGGGTGACCATTGAAAATCAATTTTCCGTGGGGGAATATGACATTCTCATCCTTAGTGCCAAGGAGTCTAACGGCCTAGAAACTTGGTTAAGTCAAAATAATTACCGCATTCCCGCCGGAGCCACCGACGTACTCGGAGCCTATATCAAACAGGGACTGAAGTTTTTTGTCGCCAAAGTTAACCTCAAAGAATTTGATCGCCAAGGATTTCAAGCCCTAAGACCATTGATGATGGCCTATGAATCCCCCCGGTTTATGTTGCCTATTCGTTTGGGCATGGTGAATGCGGACGGTCCCCAGGAGTTGATTGTCTATCTGTTATCACCCCGGGGCGCAGTGGAAATAACCAACTACCGTACTGAAAAAATCCCCTCCAATCTAGATTTACCCGAATTCGTTCAGGGGGAATTTGGCCAGTTCTATGGCTCTATGTTCGACACCGCCTACAAACGCTCTGGCAACAATGTGGCTTTTTTGGAATATTCCTGGGATATGGGCAGTTGTGACCCCTGTTCCGCCGATCCCCTGTCTCCCCAAGAATTAAGGGAAGCGGGTGTGTTTTGGTTAGACCAGTCCGATGCCGACTCCAGTCCTGCTTTCCGGGGTATGCCTTTGCCCCGCACCAGCAATGTGTTTATTACCCGTTTGCATTTGCGCTACACCCCTGATAAATTTCCCGAGGATTTACGTTTTCAAAACACCGCTAACCAGGATTTATTCCAAGGTCGTTATGTGTTGCGTCGTCCCTACCGGGGGGAAATGAGTTGCACCGCCGCGAAGGAATACCGTCAAACAGTGCAAAAGCGCCAACGGGAAGAGGCTAAAACCCTCGCTAATTTAACAGGGTGGCCCCTGACGGAAATTGAGAATAAAATTGATTACCTGGAAGGGCCTCAAGATGCCATTCCCTGGTGGCGTAAACTCTGGCCCCGTTAG
- a CDS encoding sodium:solute symporter: protein MGMIDWAIVLVYSAIVIVIGAIASRKQDNTDEYFRGAKQIPWWALGFSIIATSFSAASLLGGPGEGYGHGFLYLQLQLGDLIGYGLVIAVFLPFFVRLNLTTAYEYLEKRFDAKTRSLGSLCFLLFVIARLGGLLYAAALVLSVLTGIGTNTAIVMVGVISIIYTVAGGITAVVWTDVLQFGMIFVGLGAGIWAAVTSVPGGFGELWRIAGESGKLVVFNFDWDPASIRSLPTALVAYGILAFAVAGTNQQSVQRYVSCADETSARKAILLGWFSGFVGVAATLLLGVLLFSFYQLQGNLPANVKPDEILSYFILNQVPPGASGFLVAAIFAAAMSSIDSALHSLATCMTVDFYDRYINVRASEILSVRVAQGLIIVWGIVAIFSAIYAASTGQDLLEFLVSYTTMFLGPLLGIFLMGVLFPRINALGAFYGTVAAVLLVIVASNAGWLTFPGIWRSAITAPLAILLGLGISLFASAPTPKHLLGLTIWHSVTDAPGTSAVAKPGANDQDLGD from the coding sequence ATGGGCATGATTGACTGGGCCATTGTACTGGTCTATTCGGCGATTGTTATTGTCATTGGGGCGATCGCCAGTCGCAAACAAGATAACACTGATGAATATTTCCGGGGGGCGAAGCAAATTCCCTGGTGGGCCCTAGGTTTTTCCATCATTGCCACATCTTTTTCCGCCGCTTCTCTGTTGGGCGGCCCGGGGGAAGGTTACGGCCATGGCTTCTTGTATTTGCAATTACAGTTGGGGGATCTGATTGGCTATGGCCTAGTCATTGCTGTCTTTTTGCCATTTTTTGTCCGGCTCAATCTCACTACCGCCTATGAATACCTGGAAAAACGCTTTGATGCCAAAACCCGTTCCCTCGGTTCCCTTTGTTTTCTGCTGTTTGTCATTGCCCGCCTAGGGGGATTGTTATATGCCGCTGCCCTGGTGTTATCGGTACTCACAGGCATTGGTACTAACACTGCCATTGTAATGGTGGGAGTAATCTCGATTATCTACACCGTCGCCGGGGGCATCACTGCGGTGGTCTGGACAGACGTGTTGCAATTTGGCATGATTTTTGTCGGCTTAGGAGCGGGAATTTGGGCTGCCGTTACCTCTGTACCAGGGGGGTTTGGGGAACTGTGGCGCATCGCCGGAGAAAGCGGCAAATTGGTGGTGTTCAACTTCGACTGGGATCCAGCCTCCATTCGTTCTCTGCCCACTGCCCTTGTGGCCTATGGCATTTTAGCTTTTGCAGTAGCGGGCACTAACCAACAATCAGTCCAACGTTACGTTTCCTGTGCTGATGAGACATCGGCCCGGAAAGCGATTCTCCTGGGCTGGTTTTCCGGCTTTGTGGGGGTAGCAGCCACTCTGTTGTTGGGGGTTTTACTGTTTAGCTTCTACCAGCTACAGGGAAATTTACCGGCAAATGTTAAGCCCGATGAAATCCTTTCCTATTTTATCCTCAACCAAGTTCCCCCCGGAGCATCAGGGTTTTTGGTGGCGGCTATTTTTGCGGCGGCCATGTCCTCCATTGATTCGGCGTTGCACTCTTTGGCAACTTGTATGACGGTGGATTTTTACGACCGTTACATCAACGTCCGGGCCAGTGAAATTCTCTCGGTGCGGGTAGCCCAAGGATTAATTATCGTTTGGGGAATAGTGGCCATTTTTTCCGCCATTTATGCCGCTTCCACTGGGCAAGATCTACTAGAATTTTTGGTGTCCTACACCACCATGTTTTTGGGGCCGTTGTTGGGCATTTTCCTGATGGGGGTCTTGTTTCCCCGCATTAATGCCCTGGGCGCTTTTTACGGCACCGTGGCGGCGGTGTTGCTCGTCATTGTGGCTTCCAATGCTGGCTGGCTCACCTTCCCTGGCATTTGGCGATCGGCGATCACTGCTCCCCTGGCGATTCTATTGGGTTTAGGCATTTCCCTCTTTGCTAGCGCCCCAACCCCCAAACATTTACTCGGTTTGACCATTTGGCATTCGGTAACAGATGCTCCTGGCACCAGTGCTGTAGCCAAGCCGGGGGCTAATGATCAGGATTTAGGGGACTAA
- a CDS encoding DUF3493 domain-containing protein, producing the protein MPNNKDQFERLKAEAEAPYRGLRKFIYLGLGASGLIGVFIFSLRLLAGYDPTEILPNLALQLGVVALMAGLFRWESSNNQGN; encoded by the coding sequence TTGCCTAATAACAAAGACCAATTTGAACGCTTAAAGGCTGAGGCCGAGGCTCCCTATCGAGGTTTACGTAAATTTATCTACCTGGGCTTGGGGGCTTCCGGCCTGATTGGTGTGTTTATTTTTAGTCTCCGACTCCTGGCCGGCTACGACCCCACGGAAATTTTGCCTAATTTGGCTCTCCAACTGGGGGTAGTGGCCCTGATGGCTGGGCTATTTCGCTGGGAATCTAGCAACAATCAGGGCAATTAG
- a CDS encoding glutathione peroxidase: MTAQANNTIYGFSANALDGSSVAMRDFEGKVLLIVNTASQCGFTPQYEGLQTLQNQFGDRGFTVLGFPCNQFGQQEPGGSGEIKNFCETRYGVTFPVFEKVEVNGSNAHPLFKFLTEASPGMAIPFLGNAEDIKWNFTKFLVDRQGKVVKRYGSITKPDEIAADIEKLL, translated from the coding sequence ATGACTGCCCAAGCCAACAACACAATCTACGGTTTTTCTGCCAATGCCTTGGATGGTTCCTCCGTAGCGATGAGGGACTTTGAAGGTAAGGTGCTGTTAATTGTCAACACCGCCAGTCAATGCGGCTTCACCCCCCAATATGAAGGTCTCCAGACCCTACAGAACCAATTTGGCGATCGGGGTTTTACGGTACTTGGTTTTCCCTGTAATCAGTTTGGCCAGCAGGAACCCGGTGGCTCAGGGGAAATTAAAAACTTTTGCGAAACCCGTTATGGAGTAACCTTTCCTGTGTTTGAAAAGGTGGAAGTCAATGGCTCCAATGCCCATCCCTTGTTTAAGTTTTTAACTGAAGCTAGCCCCGGTATGGCCATTCCTTTTTTGGGCAATGCGGAGGACATTAAATGGAATTTCACCAAATTTTTGGTCGATCGCCAGGGTAAAGTGGTCAAACGCTACGGCTCCATCACCAAACCCGATGAGATTGCGGCGGACATCGAAAAATTGTTGTAA
- a CDS encoding TMEM165/GDT1 family protein, with amino-acid sequence MSQDLPASPNYFRPVFFSTFLTIFLAEMGDKTQLSTLLISAESQSPWVVFAGSALALISTSLLGVSLGYWIARRLDPQILDFCVALLLLLIAGLLMGDVVSA; translated from the coding sequence GTGAGCCAAGATCTACCTGCTTCTCCCAATTATTTTCGCCCAGTATTCTTCTCCACCTTCTTAACCATCTTTTTGGCGGAAATGGGTGATAAAACCCAACTAAGTACATTGTTGATTAGCGCCGAATCCCAATCTCCCTGGGTAGTGTTTGCCGGCTCAGCCTTAGCCCTCATTTCCACCAGTTTGTTGGGGGTTTCCCTAGGGTATTGGATCGCTCGCCGCCTAGATCCACAAATTCTTGACTTTTGTGTGGCTCTGCTATTGTTACTCATTGCTGGACTACTGATGGGGGATGTGGTCAGTGCCTAG
- a CDS encoding LapA family protein yields the protein MQGLLLILLIGTGLIFFLQNRQPIQLNFFGTTAESALASFTLPLGLWVVLFLTLGVLASVLINVLSSLGQPKARPQNFRPNPPRRSPLESFEPPPPPTTPPSPQRAPEPATMKEEWDWDEPEPDLADWSDPKPLAQPRPTVQDSPRPARRNRENLSPEITGPSPAIASENDLGDRGNNTPRPSPPVAPEEIAPPPPREPLPDLRQFEAPQTPQNTKREGTIYSQQYRPARPKTDKNEQSDTQSPGPRGVYDAPYRIINAAPNPPGAGESNDTDEEEDWI from the coding sequence ATGCAAGGTTTACTGCTCATTCTTTTGATAGGAACAGGATTAATTTTTTTCCTGCAAAATCGACAACCCATACAACTAAATTTTTTCGGCACCACGGCTGAATCCGCCCTAGCTAGCTTCACTTTGCCCCTGGGGTTGTGGGTAGTGCTATTCCTTACCCTGGGAGTTTTGGCCAGTGTGCTGATCAATGTCCTGAGTTCCCTCGGCCAGCCCAAAGCTAGGCCCCAAAATTTTCGCCCCAATCCCCCCCGGCGATCGCCACTGGAATCCTTTGAGCCACCCCCGCCCCCCACCACTCCCCCTAGCCCCCAACGGGCACCGGAACCAGCCACCATGAAGGAAGAATGGGATTGGGATGAACCAGAACCCGACTTAGCCGATTGGTCTGACCCCAAACCCCTGGCTCAGCCCCGACCGACAGTGCAAGATTCCCCCCGCCCCGCCCGCAGAAATAGGGAAAATTTATCCCCCGAAATAACGGGCCCAAGTCCAGCCATAGCCTCCGAGAACGACCTGGGCGATCGAGGAAATAATACGCCTAGGCCTTCCCCCCCTGTAGCCCCAGAGGAAATAGCTCCCCCACCCCCCAGGGAACCTTTGCCGGATCTACGACAATTTGAAGCCCCCCAAACGCCCCAAAATACTAAACGGGAAGGCACCATCTATTCCCAGCAATATCGCCCGGCCCGACCGAAAACTGATAAAAACGAGCAATCAGATACCCAGTCCCCTGGTCCAAGGGGTGTTTATGATGCCCCCTACCGGATAATCAATGCTGCGCCAAATCCCCCCGGGGCGGGAGAAAGTAACGATACTGATGAAGAGGAAGATTGGATTTAA
- a CDS encoding iron-containing alcohol dehydrogenase family protein has product MAPSISPVTQPLASMAIAPTVVIRSALAQAGAHLQKLGSKGLVVTGNHTAKLGSKSLETLQKNYGLTLPLASYLPDCAESSLQQLRQRVHQEQPNFILGMGGGKALDTAKLLAHQTQLAIATVPTSAATCAGWTALANVYSETRAFCYDVALDRCPDLLVVDYELIQRAEPRLLIAGIGDAIAKWYEASVSSGQSSDTFTVAAVQQARILRDILLQKSAEALAQPGSETWREVVDASLLMAGVIGGLGGANCRTVAAHAVHNGLTQLPRAHHALHGEKVAYGILVQLRLEELVSGNQLAATARRQLLSFYDQIGLPKTLENLGLGQISLEELRQAADFTCLPNSDIHRLPFTVTPEILMAAMVSTLVEEQGARQLSPQL; this is encoded by the coding sequence ATGGCCCCATCAATCTCCCCTGTTACCCAACCTTTGGCTTCCATGGCGATCGCCCCCACGGTGGTGATTCGCAGTGCCTTGGCCCAGGCAGGGGCACATTTACAAAAATTGGGGAGTAAGGGTCTGGTGGTAACGGGTAACCACACCGCTAAGCTGGGGTCAAAGTCTTTAGAAACATTGCAAAAAAATTATGGTCTGACCCTCCCTCTGGCCAGCTATTTACCTGACTGCGCCGAGTCTTCCCTTCAACAATTGCGGCAACGGGTTCACCAGGAACAACCGAATTTTATCTTGGGTATGGGGGGAGGTAAAGCCCTAGACACGGCCAAGTTATTAGCCCATCAAACCCAATTGGCGATCGCCACAGTGCCCACTTCTGCTGCTACCTGTGCAGGTTGGACTGCCCTGGCCAATGTTTACAGCGAAACCAGGGCTTTCTGTTACGACGTAGCCCTAGACCGTTGCCCAGATTTGTTGGTTGTGGATTATGAACTAATCCAGCGGGCGGAACCGAGATTACTAATTGCCGGCATTGGAGATGCGATCGCCAAATGGTATGAAGCTTCTGTCAGTAGTGGCCAATCCAGTGACACCTTCACCGTGGCCGCGGTGCAACAGGCCCGCATTTTACGGGATATTCTTCTGCAAAAATCCGCTGAAGCCCTGGCCCAACCAGGCAGTGAAACTTGGCGGGAAGTGGTGGATGCCAGTTTGTTGATGGCGGGGGTAATCGGTGGTTTGGGTGGTGCCAACTGTCGTACCGTTGCGGCCCATGCTGTGCATAATGGTTTAACCCAATTGCCCCGGGCTCACCACGCTCTCCACGGGGAAAAAGTCGCCTACGGCATTTTGGTACAGTTACGCCTAGAGGAATTGGTCAGCGGTAATCAACTGGCAGCTACTGCTCGCCGGCAATTGTTAAGCTTTTACGACCAGATTGGTTTGCCCAAAACCCTTGAGAATCTGGGTCTGGGGCAAATTTCCCTGGAGGAGTTACGACAGGCGGCGGACTTTACCTGTTTACCCAATTCAGACATTCACCGTTTACCCTTTACTGTGACCCCAGAGATTTTGATGGCGGCCATGGTTTCCACGCTGGTAGAGGAACAAGGTGCTCGTCAATTGTCCCCCCAATTGTAG